Proteins found in one Acidobacteriota bacterium genomic segment:
- a CDS encoding NAD(P)H-dependent oxidoreductase → MNVFIVYWHPEPQSFNAAMFQTACEAFLAAGNAVKTSDLHTMGFDPVSSRKNFTTIQNPNYFKPQLEEMHATEMRGFADEIETEIAKIEWCDVMVWQFPLWWAGLPAVFKGWVDRVFALGRTYGNGRYYETGAFRGKRALLSLTAGGTEEAFRKGGFNGDMAGILRPIHRGILQFVGFEVLKPQIVYAPARLTEAQRKDELTTFSRRLQHLADESPYDVGIY, encoded by the coding sequence ATGAATGTTTTTATTGTCTATTGGCATCCCGAACCGCAAAGCTTTAATGCCGCGATGTTTCAAACTGCCTGTGAAGCGTTCCTTGCAGCAGGCAACGCAGTCAAAACCTCCGACTTGCATACGATGGGCTTCGATCCGGTTTCCAGTCGGAAGAACTTTACGACGATTCAAAACCCGAACTATTTCAAACCGCAGCTCGAAGAAATGCACGCCACCGAAATGCGTGGATTTGCGGATGAGATTGAAACGGAAATCGCAAAAATCGAATGGTGCGATGTGATGGTCTGGCAGTTTCCTTTATGGTGGGCTGGCTTGCCAGCGGTTTTCAAAGGGTGGGTTGATCGGGTGTTTGCGCTGGGTCGCACCTATGGTAATGGGCGTTACTACGAAACCGGCGCTTTTCGTGGAAAGCGGGCATTGCTTTCTCTGACCGCCGGAGGAACCGAAGAGGCGTTTCGCAAAGGCGGATTCAATGGCGATATGGCTGGAATCTTACGTCCGATTCATCGTGGCATCTTACAATTTGTCGGCTTCGAGGTGCTCAAACCACAAATCGTTTACGCGCCTGCTCGTTTGACCGAGGCGCAACGGAAAGACGAATTAACCACTTTTTCCAGACGCCTACAACACCTCGCCGATGAATCGCCCTATGATGTCGGAATCTACTGA